A single window of Chitinophaga sp. XS-30 DNA harbors:
- a CDS encoding RagB/SusD family nutrient uptake outer membrane protein — protein sequence MKYIFLFVLAGLLCTSCSKFLAEEPKSFLAPENYYKTAEDAFIALTGAYDALGNNSESYMARRLHYLTWYASDEALPPTLAGQRPLDEFTYVADNDDVSRVWNSMYAAINASNIVINRVAGIDMNDSLKTQYLAEARFLRALSYFYGVRLWGDLPLVTIEVTSLDEVDISRSPIADVYNQIIADLEFAGLHLSPDNQDGRARKGAAKALLAKVYLTRASSGAAQPGDYQACADLCSEVIGMPQHVLQQDYEKAIGAEDEFNAESLFEWQGDRKLISIGEHSILGAFSLPRGMIVVPGQTASDGGSIACELAYFNKYPDDDYRKECTFYTSGPDRNGNTITWQQLSVPYPSPAKKYIDKTAATRDAAAFSGNFVMLRLADVYLMRAEALNEVSGPTAEAYLMINTIRERARNRNGVPSATPADLEGLSKESFRDAVLLERVLELGFEGHRWFDLVRTKRLVSTIKAIHPEYPVSDKHLLFPIPANERLLNPKIEQNDEW from the coding sequence ATGAAATATATATTCCTTTTTGTGCTGGCCGGTTTGCTGTGTACATCCTGCAGCAAATTCCTGGCGGAAGAACCGAAGAGTTTCCTGGCGCCGGAAAACTATTATAAAACAGCGGAAGATGCGTTCATTGCGCTGACCGGTGCATACGACGCCCTGGGCAACAACAGCGAATCCTATATGGCCAGAAGGCTGCATTATCTCACCTGGTATGCTTCTGATGAAGCGCTGCCGCCTACGCTTGCCGGGCAGCGTCCCCTCGATGAATTCACCTACGTGGCGGACAATGACGATGTATCCAGAGTGTGGAACAGTATGTATGCAGCTATCAACGCTTCCAATATTGTGATCAACCGGGTGGCGGGCATCGACATGAATGATTCCCTGAAAACGCAGTACCTGGCGGAAGCCAGGTTTCTAAGGGCGCTCAGCTATTTTTATGGTGTCAGGCTATGGGGAGATCTGCCGCTGGTGACCATTGAAGTGACTTCGCTTGATGAAGTAGACATCTCCCGTTCCCCGATTGCCGATGTGTACAATCAGATCATCGCAGACCTGGAATTTGCGGGGCTGCATCTTTCACCCGATAACCAGGATGGGAGAGCCAGGAAAGGCGCGGCCAAAGCATTGCTGGCGAAGGTATATCTGACAAGGGCCTCCTCCGGCGCCGCTCAGCCAGGCGACTATCAAGCGTGTGCTGACCTCTGCAGTGAAGTGATAGGCATGCCCCAGCATGTGTTGCAGCAGGACTATGAAAAAGCGATCGGCGCGGAGGATGAGTTCAATGCAGAATCTTTATTTGAATGGCAGGGCGACCGGAAATTGATCTCAATCGGTGAGCACAGTATTTTAGGCGCGTTCTCGTTGCCGAGGGGAATGATCGTCGTTCCCGGGCAGACGGCTTCCGATGGTGGATCTATAGCCTGTGAACTGGCATATTTCAATAAATATCCTGATGATGATTACCGGAAGGAATGCACTTTTTATACATCCGGTCCGGACAGGAACGGCAACACCATTACCTGGCAGCAACTGTCTGTTCCCTATCCCAGTCCCGCCAAAAAGTATATCGATAAAACCGCCGCTACCCGCGATGCCGCTGCATTTTCCGGGAACTTCGTGATGCTGCGGCTGGCTGATGTGTACCTGATGAGAGCGGAAGCGCTCAACGAAGTGTCCGGGCCTACAGCGGAGGCTTATCTCATGATCAATACCATCAGGGAAAGGGCGAGAAACCGTAATGGCGTACCTTCCGCTACACCGGCGGACCTCGAAGGACTGTCAAAAGAATCCTTCCGGGATGCGGTGCTGCTGGAAAGAGTGCTGGAGCTGGGGTTTGAAGGGCACCGGTGGTTCGATCTCGTGCGGACCAAACGACTGGTATCCACGATAAAGGCCATTCATCCGGAATACCCGGTTTCCGACAAACATTTGCTTTTTCCGATACCGGCCAACGAGCGATTGCTGAATCCTAAAATAGAACAGAACGACGAATGGTAA
- a CDS encoding sodium/solute symporter (Members of the Solute:Sodium Symporter (SSS), TC 2.A.21 as described in tcdb.org, catalyze solute:Na+ symport. Known solutes for members of the family include sugars, amino acids, nucleosides, inositols, vitamins, urea or anions, depending on the system.), which translates to MQISLIKYIRLLCTAFFITVSVDARAQESSWFSWRDAEELPVKDGLSHVVAGISNGALIIAGGSNFTAPLQQGGLKTVHDRIYVATDPQTMQWTEAGRLPSPLSNAAYVNFRDGLLVIGGTDGQTVSDRVFLLRWNPVAGRTETDTSFPRLPFPLASLSAARIGDNIYIAGGQDAYGRPRRIFRKLALEEGSSGQWEQLSAWPGAARFGAALTAQSNGEYEGLYLFGGKGPDGYLNDAFAYDLRRNSWKAIAPVPRPALFSSAITLGQTHIVLFSGSDGHDADKAIAQAGNCHMVKDVFAYHTITDTWVPLEDVPTGVAGAAAVRWHDRLLLAGGELRPGVRTSSIQIATLQTAGRKSEFGWIDYSTLVLYLLGLALISYYFSRRKQAADDYLLGSKNMPYWAAGISIMATQVSAIGFMSIPAKAYAVNWAYFAGVFTWFLAVPVVTRAYIPFIRKLNVASAYHYLEERFSAGTRLFAASVFVLFQLARMGLVLYLPSLALSAVTPLDTITCILVMGILSTLYTVVGGIEAVIWIEVAQAILLFGGALVCLVLAVAGLNGGVADFFHTGMADQKFSLGQADWGFTSSTLLVILIGNTFIRLGNLTGDQAVVQRYMTTSSLRQAQRSVWADVMVSIPWALVIFALGTALYVFYKQHPEQLSPAIASDGILPMFIAQHAPVGLSGLIIAAIFAASMSTLEGSIHSVATIFTTDFYGRYRKNITQRQTARVARIATVILGGFATGLSLILVYMDVNSILDVFQEITGLFIGASTALFMLGIFTRRANATGALTGAFASGLILYTVKTFTPLSFWLYSAIGFLSCCIIGYIASCLFAGRKELQGLTWYTINDHLKEK; encoded by the coding sequence ATGCAGATCAGTCTGATAAAATATATACGCCTGTTGTGTACCGCTTTTTTCATTACCGTTTCCGTGGACGCGCGGGCGCAGGAAAGTTCCTGGTTTTCATGGCGGGATGCGGAAGAACTGCCGGTAAAGGACGGGTTGAGTCATGTTGTGGCGGGTATCAGCAACGGTGCATTGATCATTGCCGGTGGCAGCAATTTCACCGCTCCGCTGCAGCAGGGAGGTCTAAAGACGGTACACGACCGTATCTATGTAGCCACAGACCCGCAAACCATGCAATGGACCGAAGCAGGGAGGCTTCCATCGCCTTTGTCCAATGCCGCGTATGTAAACTTTCGTGACGGCCTGCTCGTCATCGGCGGAACAGATGGTCAAACGGTTTCAGACAGGGTATTCCTGTTGCGATGGAACCCCGTTGCCGGCAGAACGGAGACAGATACCAGCTTTCCCCGGCTGCCGTTTCCGCTGGCCTCATTGTCCGCCGCAAGGATCGGGGACAACATTTACATTGCGGGAGGGCAGGATGCTTATGGCAGGCCGCGGCGGATTTTCCGGAAGCTGGCGCTGGAAGAAGGGAGCTCAGGGCAATGGGAACAGTTGTCCGCCTGGCCGGGCGCTGCGAGATTCGGTGCGGCATTGACCGCCCAGAGCAACGGTGAATACGAAGGGCTTTACCTGTTCGGCGGTAAAGGTCCGGATGGATACCTTAATGATGCCTTTGCCTACGATCTCCGCAGGAACAGCTGGAAGGCCATTGCGCCAGTTCCCCGGCCGGCATTGTTCAGTTCCGCGATCACATTGGGGCAGACGCACATCGTGCTGTTCAGCGGATCAGACGGGCACGATGCGGATAAAGCCATTGCACAGGCCGGGAATTGTCATATGGTAAAGGATGTTTTCGCCTATCATACCATCACCGATACCTGGGTACCGCTGGAAGATGTTCCCACAGGCGTGGCGGGCGCAGCCGCAGTAAGGTGGCATGACCGGTTATTGCTTGCCGGAGGTGAGCTGCGGCCGGGTGTGCGCACCAGCAGCATACAGATCGCCACCCTGCAGACCGCCGGCCGCAAGAGCGAATTCGGCTGGATAGATTACAGCACGCTGGTGCTCTATCTCCTGGGGCTGGCGCTCATCAGTTATTATTTCTCCCGCAGGAAACAGGCTGCGGATGATTACCTGCTGGGCAGCAAGAACATGCCTTACTGGGCAGCGGGCATCAGCATCATGGCCACACAGGTCAGCGCCATCGGGTTCATGAGCATTCCGGCAAAAGCCTATGCGGTGAACTGGGCCTATTTCGCCGGCGTGTTCACCTGGTTCCTTGCCGTGCCGGTGGTCACCCGCGCATATATCCCGTTCATCAGAAAGCTCAACGTAGCCAGTGCCTATCATTATCTCGAAGAGCGCTTCAGCGCCGGTACAAGGCTCTTTGCCGCTTCGGTGTTCGTGCTGTTCCAGCTGGCCAGAATGGGATTGGTGCTTTATCTGCCGTCGCTTGCCCTCTCCGCCGTTACGCCGCTGGATACCATCACCTGCATACTCGTTATGGGCATACTAAGCACGCTGTACACGGTAGTAGGCGGAATAGAGGCCGTGATATGGATAGAGGTTGCACAGGCCATCCTCTTGTTCGGTGGTGCGCTGGTATGCCTCGTATTGGCGGTGGCTGGATTGAATGGCGGGGTGGCGGATTTTTTTCATACCGGCATGGCGGACCAGAAGTTCAGTTTGGGGCAGGCGGACTGGGGATTTACTTCTTCAACATTGCTCGTGATCCTGATCGGCAACACATTCATCCGCCTGGGCAACCTCACGGGAGACCAGGCCGTGGTACAGCGGTATATGACCACCAGCAGCCTGCGGCAGGCTCAGCGGAGCGTGTGGGCGGATGTAATGGTATCCATACCCTGGGCGCTGGTGATATTCGCTCTGGGCACCGCATTGTATGTTTTCTACAAGCAGCATCCGGAACAGCTGAGCCCGGCCATTGCTTCGGATGGCATTTTACCGATGTTCATTGCACAGCATGCACCGGTGGGATTGAGCGGGCTGATCATCGCTGCGATCTTCGCAGCTTCCATGTCCACCCTCGAAGGATCTATACACAGTGTAGCCACCATTTTTACCACAGATTTTTACGGGCGGTACAGGAAAAACATCACGCAGCGGCAGACAGCCAGAGTGGCCAGGATCGCCACGGTGATACTCGGGGGCTTTGCAACAGGGCTTTCGCTGATATTGGTGTATATGGACGTTAACTCCATCCTGGATGTTTTCCAGGAGATCACGGGCCTGTTCATCGGGGCATCCACCGCATTGTTCATGCTCGGCATTTTTACCCGCAGGGCCAATGCCACCGGTGCATTGACCGGCGCATTCGCCAGCGGACTGATCCTCTATACCGTCAAAACCTTTACTCCCCTGAGCTTCTGGTTATACAGCGCCATCGGCTTTCTGAGCTGCTGTATCATCGGTTATATCGCCAGCTGCCTGTTCGCCGGCAGAAAAGAGCTTCAGGGGCTGACCTGGTACACTATCAACGATCATTTGAAAGAAAAATAA
- a CDS encoding DUF6772 family protein → MEHIIALDAGLGKYQPLKKIICYDDFDKGLNGWMDLHPNYVGTDFNTLRYSHVDKTQWGPLMLSSASFRLAGTHGSMDGTYSLKLSTRQAANPYTEAPAPGSLSHGIKRLTTHLPKGLRQYEMWYAYTPEQDRQGLSEQAMRAFGIFFDIQDDEHRYFIGARYLNAVDGKMVRRWQIFRARETSDVEWAYGVEDDWCKWGIDAMWYGKRYPDGATDGFEWVPDGYQDLCYNESDDKINWSYLRLLIDTEKREYVELQSGNRIFDLRGMKPSLTAPYARIKGLFNPSMWVENDTDRRVFFYADSVVISAE, encoded by the coding sequence ATGGAACACATCATTGCGCTGGATGCAGGACTGGGCAAATATCAGCCGTTAAAGAAGATCATATGTTATGATGATTTCGACAAAGGATTGAACGGATGGATGGACCTGCATCCGAATTATGTCGGCACAGATTTCAATACACTGAGATACAGCCATGTTGACAAAACACAGTGGGGGCCGCTGATGCTGAGCAGTGCCAGCTTCCGGCTTGCGGGAACGCATGGCTCGATGGACGGTACCTATTCCCTGAAACTATCCACACGGCAGGCTGCCAATCCCTATACGGAAGCACCCGCGCCCGGCAGTCTTTCGCATGGCATCAAACGGCTCACCACCCATCTCCCCAAAGGGTTGCGGCAATACGAAATGTGGTATGCCTACACACCGGAGCAGGACCGGCAGGGATTGAGCGAACAGGCGATGCGGGCCTTCGGTATTTTTTTCGATATCCAGGACGATGAGCACCGCTATTTTATCGGCGCCCGGTATTTGAATGCCGTCGATGGCAAAATGGTCCGCCGCTGGCAGATATTCAGGGCCAGGGAAACCAGTGATGTGGAATGGGCATACGGGGTGGAGGACGACTGGTGCAAATGGGGCATCGATGCCATGTGGTACGGAAAACGTTATCCCGATGGCGCTACCGACGGGTTCGAATGGGTGCCGGACGGTTACCAGGACCTCTGCTATAATGAAAGCGATGACAAGATCAACTGGAGTTATCTGCGCCTGCTGATCGATACGGAGAAACGGGAGTACGTGGAGTTGCAGTCCGGCAACAGGATTTTTGACCTGAGAGGCATGAAACCCTCTCTGACCGCCCCGTACGCACGGATCAAAGGATTGTTCAACCCGAGCATGTGGGTGGAGAATGATACGGACAGGCGGGTTTTTTTTTATGCGGATTCGGTAGTTATTTCAGCAGAATAG
- a CDS encoding DUF1080 domain-containing protein, with translation MYKSRKLLMLLLLALPLGSFSAGGWIPLFDGSSTAHWRGYQKDHLPAQWTIEDGALALTQKGGGYIVTREQFSNFELRLDWKISEGGNSGLLFHVSEDFRYVYETGPEVQILDDERHPDAAKGAEGTHKAGANYDLMAPLANAVKPAGAWNRVRLKVRNGHVQCWLNGRKVQDYRLGSTQWQNLVDKSKFAAMPQYGKTGYGHIALQDHGDKVWFRDIRVRRLP, from the coding sequence ATGTACAAAAGCAGAAAGCTGCTGATGTTGTTGCTGCTCGCATTGCCGCTGGGCAGCTTTTCAGCCGGAGGCTGGATACCCTTGTTTGACGGCAGCTCTACCGCGCATTGGCGAGGATATCAGAAAGATCATCTTCCGGCGCAATGGACGATCGAAGACGGAGCGCTTGCGTTGACGCAAAAGGGCGGGGGATATATCGTTACCCGCGAACAATTCTCCAACTTTGAGCTGCGGCTGGATTGGAAAATATCCGAAGGTGGTAACAGCGGCCTGTTGTTCCATGTGTCGGAAGATTTCCGTTATGTGTATGAGACCGGTCCCGAAGTACAGATACTGGATGATGAGCGGCATCCGGATGCCGCAAAAGGCGCGGAAGGGACGCATAAAGCCGGGGCTAACTATGATCTGATGGCGCCATTGGCAAATGCCGTGAAACCTGCGGGAGCATGGAATCGTGTGCGGTTAAAGGTGCGGAACGGGCATGTGCAGTGCTGGCTCAATGGGAGGAAGGTGCAGGATTACCGCCTGGGCAGCACGCAATGGCAAAACCTGGTGGATAAGAGCAAATTTGCCGCGATGCCGCAATACGGGAAGACCGGGTATGGTCATATTGCATTGCAGGACCATGGCGATAAAGTATGGTTCCGGGATATCCGGGTGCGCCGTTTACCATAG
- a CDS encoding oxaloacetate decarboxylase, whose amino-acid sequence MHTAFDEQQHAKAIVFKALHERAGIFAAPNPWDAGSARMLAGLGFEALATTSAGLAFSLGKPDGEGAVSRDETLRNIREIVTATHLPVSADLENGYGDAPEACAAVILQAAGAGLAGGSIEDATGRPDDPVYPFELSVDRIKAAAEAVRSLPFPFMLTARAENLIYGRPDMPDTIRRLVAYAEAGADVLFAPGLKTREEIETVVKAVAPKPLNVVMGLGNVSFSLQELADMGVKRVSLGSSLVRAAYGAFYKAAQEIQEKGTFTYAAGAIAYGEINGLLR is encoded by the coding sequence ATGCATACAGCATTCGACGAACAACAACATGCCAAAGCCATTGTATTTAAGGCCCTGCACGAACGGGCGGGGATATTTGCAGCGCCTAACCCCTGGGATGCCGGTTCTGCCAGGATGCTTGCGGGCCTTGGGTTTGAGGCGCTGGCTACAACCAGTGCCGGGCTGGCCTTTTCTCTCGGGAAACCGGACGGCGAAGGCGCCGTGAGCAGGGATGAAACGCTAAGGAATATCCGGGAGATCGTTACCGCTACACACCTGCCGGTGTCCGCCGATCTGGAGAATGGTTACGGCGATGCGCCGGAAGCCTGCGCTGCTGTCATTTTGCAGGCAGCCGGGGCAGGCCTGGCAGGAGGTTCTATTGAAGATGCCACCGGGCGTCCCGATGATCCCGTCTATCCTTTCGAACTGTCTGTTGACCGGATAAAAGCCGCAGCAGAAGCGGTGCGTAGCCTGCCATTTCCTTTCATGCTGACAGCAAGGGCGGAGAACCTTATTTATGGCCGGCCGGACATGCCGGACACCATCCGGCGCCTGGTGGCCTATGCAGAAGCCGGGGCCGATGTGCTTTTTGCGCCGGGACTGAAGACCCGGGAAGAGATCGAAACCGTTGTCAAAGCCGTGGCGCCGAAACCGTTGAATGTAGTGATGGGCCTTGGTAACGTCAGTTTTTCACTGCAAGAGCTGGCAGATATGGGCGTAAAAAGAGTGAGCCTGGGATCATCCCTTGTCCGTGCAGCTTACGGTGCGTTCTACAAGGCAGCGCAGGAAATACAGGAGAAGGGCACTTTCACTTATGCCGCAGGTGCAATTGCTTATGGTGAGATCAATGGGTTGTTGCGGTAG
- a CDS encoding SusC/RagA family TonB-linked outer membrane protein, whose amino-acid sequence MRKFLFSVVTLLLITGTLLAQRTITGRITDDTGETVPGATVQIKGTTTGTVANLEGFYSLNVPSSAKVLVFSSIGMETLEIPIGTGDVINATLKVSDKSLTEVVITGYSRIKKSQYAGAVTTLDSKVVETVPVGAFDQALQGRAPGLQVSSGNGQPGASANLTIRGIQSITGAFVQPLFIVDGVPLPAADMQTINPNDFESITVLKDAAAAALYGARGGLGVIVITTKRGKAGVGTFTFRSQVGITEKLGATNFDMMNTAEALAYEERLGLMGLNMGTTPGWAYSPQNPTYAGAPDAEKSRRDRLLDSVRAINTNFVDLLFRTGFSQTHEINFSGGNEKTKFYLSAGYFDQEGTDLTSNLKRYTTRFNLDHTYNKLTVQFNLGAGYSITNLSEGVWLGNSARNAFQMSWRAKPYENPYKADGTLNYGSSSGLSLKAIANVIEGNQNSILRQNQIKANTGLYLAYQLLPNVIVANRFGIDVTDDRMLRNINPNSYVGSIQTNQSGYNAEAYKIRSQMVNTSSVVFAKNFNSIHDVEVGAYYEAVREYQKGFGFFQYNLDPRLQETGQGAGALPVGTGQTTYPQNSSSAKSGFGIQSYFATGRYTYMDKYTITGNVRRDGTSRIINKDNRSITTWSVGGTWNAIKEDFMKSQNVLTNLNVRGSYGIIPNIGSIATTTYSISGSLVSVTNYLGNQLAGYGTTTAFAGSPITGIVPETPGYDGLKLERIQKLNFGVDLAGWQNRARLSVDYYHNKTKDLFVRNPLSFLTGFESLDINAGIMTNKGIEFLLGVDVLQTQDLTVTLGMNHAINKNIMVDLGTVDEYVLGTYLIKKGLPYGSHYNYNYLGADPQTGRPMYEAEDGKTVYDIGSAGQFAKFGTFIPKHVGGFNLDVRYKRFTLSGLFSYQFDVVRSNNIENWITRGISGYQATVNGSRRLLTDQWQQPGDIKKYQSPLYDRGFTSSDLQDAKFLRFRNLNFSYMIPEIGIKGTRLVKSAKVYLQAQNLAIWSPWRGPDPEDNNNISLNEFPNPRMLVAGIDINF is encoded by the coding sequence ATGAGGAAATTTCTATTCTCTGTAGTTACGCTCTTACTAATTACAGGAACGTTATTGGCCCAGAGAACCATTACGGGCAGGATAACAGATGACACAGGTGAGACGGTTCCCGGAGCTACCGTCCAGATCAAAGGCACGACTACCGGTACGGTAGCCAACCTAGAGGGATTCTATTCCCTGAATGTGCCTTCATCAGCCAAAGTACTGGTGTTCTCCTCTATTGGTATGGAAACACTTGAGATCCCCATCGGCACAGGAGACGTGATCAATGCGACATTGAAAGTGAGTGATAAAAGCCTTACGGAAGTGGTGATCACGGGGTATTCCAGGATCAAGAAATCACAATACGCCGGCGCCGTAACAACGCTTGATTCCAAGGTCGTGGAGACCGTTCCTGTTGGTGCTTTTGATCAGGCCCTTCAGGGGAGGGCGCCTGGTTTGCAGGTAAGTTCCGGTAACGGACAGCCCGGAGCCAGTGCTAACCTGACCATCCGGGGTATTCAGTCTATCACCGGCGCTTTTGTGCAGCCGCTGTTTATCGTGGATGGGGTTCCCCTGCCGGCAGCTGATATGCAAACGATCAACCCCAATGACTTTGAATCCATTACGGTGTTGAAGGATGCTGCTGCCGCTGCATTGTACGGCGCCCGTGGCGGTTTGGGCGTGATCGTCATCACCACCAAAAGAGGCAAAGCCGGAGTTGGCACCTTTACTTTCCGTTCACAGGTAGGTATTACAGAAAAGCTTGGGGCAACCAATTTTGATATGATGAACACTGCTGAGGCGCTGGCATATGAGGAGAGACTGGGATTGATGGGCCTGAATATGGGTACCACCCCCGGATGGGCCTATTCACCACAGAATCCTACCTATGCTGGAGCACCCGATGCTGAAAAATCCCGGCGCGACCGTTTACTGGACAGCGTAAGGGCTATCAATACAAATTTTGTTGACCTGCTGTTCAGAACAGGATTTTCCCAAACGCATGAGATCAATTTCAGCGGGGGTAATGAAAAAACGAAATTCTATCTTTCCGCAGGTTATTTCGATCAGGAAGGTACTGACCTTACTTCAAACCTGAAACGTTATACGACCCGTTTCAACCTGGACCATACCTATAATAAACTTACCGTTCAGTTTAACCTGGGTGCCGGTTACTCCATCACGAATCTCTCGGAAGGTGTATGGCTGGGAAATAGTGCAAGGAATGCTTTCCAGATGAGCTGGAGGGCAAAGCCATATGAAAATCCGTACAAAGCGGATGGTACACTCAATTACGGGTCAAGCTCCGGTCTTTCCCTCAAAGCGATAGCGAACGTTATCGAGGGTAATCAGAACTCCATCCTCCGGCAAAACCAGATCAAGGCCAATACAGGCTTATATCTTGCGTATCAGCTGCTGCCCAATGTCATCGTGGCCAATCGCTTCGGTATTGACGTAACGGATGATCGCATGCTGCGTAATATCAATCCTAATTCCTATGTGGGCAGTATACAAACCAACCAGTCGGGGTACAATGCAGAAGCCTACAAGATCAGATCGCAGATGGTCAATACTTCCAGCGTTGTGTTTGCCAAAAATTTCAACAGCATCCATGATGTGGAGGTAGGAGCGTACTACGAGGCCGTAAGGGAATACCAAAAAGGCTTCGGTTTCTTCCAGTATAACCTGGACCCCCGCCTGCAGGAAACCGGCCAGGGTGCCGGTGCGTTACCGGTAGGCACCGGGCAGACCACCTATCCGCAGAACAGTTCCAGTGCGAAATCAGGTTTCGGGATTCAATCCTACTTTGCAACAGGGCGTTACACCTACATGGATAAATACACCATTACCGGTAATGTGCGCCGTGATGGTACCTCCAGGATCATCAATAAAGATAACAGGAGCATTACCACCTGGTCCGTCGGGGGAACATGGAACGCCATCAAGGAAGATTTTATGAAGTCCCAGAATGTGCTGACGAATTTGAATGTTCGCGGTTCATACGGCATCATACCGAATATCGGGAGTATCGCTACCACTACTTACAGTATAAGCGGTTCACTGGTTTCAGTAACCAATTATCTTGGTAATCAGCTGGCAGGTTACGGCACCACCACCGCTTTTGCCGGTTCTCCGATTACCGGGATCGTACCGGAAACACCGGGTTACGACGGGTTGAAATTGGAAAGGATCCAGAAGTTGAACTTCGGTGTAGACCTGGCAGGCTGGCAGAACAGGGCGAGGTTGTCAGTTGACTACTACCATAATAAAACAAAAGACCTTTTTGTAAGAAACCCGCTGTCTTTCCTGACCGGTTTTGAAAGTCTGGATATAAACGCAGGTATCATGACCAATAAAGGTATTGAATTCCTGCTGGGAGTAGATGTTTTGCAAACACAAGACCTGACTGTTACGCTGGGAATGAACCATGCGATCAACAAGAACATAATGGTGGATCTCGGCACAGTGGACGAATATGTTCTTGGAACTTACCTGATCAAAAAAGGTCTTCCTTATGGCAGTCATTATAACTACAATTATCTCGGAGCAGATCCGCAAACCGGGCGGCCGATGTATGAAGCAGAGGATGGAAAGACCGTATATGATATCGGAAGCGCCGGGCAGTTTGCCAAATTCGGAACCTTTATTCCCAAACATGTAGGTGGTTTTAACCTGGATGTGCGTTACAAGAGATTTACGCTTAGCGGATTGTTTTCCTATCAGTTCGATGTGGTAAGAAGCAATAACATCGAGAACTGGATAACCAGAGGCATATCAGGATATCAGGCGACAGTGAATGGCTCCCGCCGTTTGCTGACAGACCAATGGCAGCAGCCTGGTGATATCAAGAAATATCAGTCACCGCTGTATGACAGAGGATTTACCTCTTCCGATCTTCAGGATGCCAAGTTCCTGCGTTTCAGAAATCTGAACTTCAGCTATATGATCCCGGAAATAGGAATTAAAGGCACCCGTTTGGTCAAGTCTGCAAAAGTTTATCTGCAGGCGCAGAACCTGGCAATATGGAGCCCCTGGCGTGGCCCTGATCCGGAAGACAATAACAATATCAGCCTGAACGAGTTCCCGAACCCGAGGATGCTGGTGGCCGGTATTGATATTAATTTCTAA